A window of the Pseudomonas fluorescens genome harbors these coding sequences:
- a CDS encoding antibiotic biosynthesis monooxygenase family protein — protein MSKQIPVSHMAFVRARAGRSAELGMRLSALIEPSRAAPGCLSFALQHSQCDPELWLVSGFWNNQQSMTAYFSSPSMDIFAELVQELVVNSLDFHTFKEVSAAQAVGQCTAPIHKLAG, from the coding sequence ATGTCTAAGCAGATTCCCGTCAGTCATATGGCCTTCGTTCGAGCGCGCGCCGGGCGTTCGGCGGAACTCGGCATGCGCCTGAGCGCCCTGATCGAACCGTCCCGTGCCGCCCCCGGTTGCCTGAGCTTTGCCTTGCAGCATTCGCAGTGTGATCCGGAGTTGTGGCTGGTCTCCGGTTTCTGGAACAACCAGCAATCGATGACCGCGTATTTCAGCAGTCCGTCGATGGATATCTTTGCCGAGCTGGTGCAGGAATTGGTGGTCAACAGCCTGGATTTTCACACCTTCAAGGAAGTATCGGCCGCACAGGCCGTAGGGCAATGCACTGCGCCGATACACAAACTCGCCGGTTGA